GGCCCGAGGCGTGTCGGTCGCCGTTCTCATCCGCCTCCTCCGGAGCTTCGGCCTCGACCATCGCGTACATGACCTGCGGGTAGCTCGGCGCGATCGCGATCTCGAGCCGTCCCAGCATGGTCTCGGGGAGGCCGTTGCCCTCCACCTTCTCCCAGGTGTCGCCGGCGTCGGTGGACTTCCAGATTGCGCTCCCGGGGCCGCCGCTGTTGAAGAAGTACGGGCCGCGCACGCGCTCCCAACTCGTCGCCCACAGGATGTCCGGATTCTGCGGATGCATGTCGACATCGACGAAGCCGGCTTTTTCGGACACGAAGTTGATGCGCTCCCACGTGTCGCCGCCGTCCTTCGTGCGGTAGAGCCCGCGCTCCTCGTTGTCCCCCCAGGGGTGGCCGAGCGCGGCGACGTACACCCAGTCCGCCTTCGTCGGGTGGACGATGACGCGGCCGATCGCCTGCGTGTCCTCGAGCCCCTTCAGCTCCCACGTGAGCCCGCCGTCAACGGACTTGTAGATGCCGCCTCCGGGCGAGATCGAGTTGCGCGAGTCCTCCTCGCCGGTCCCGGCCCACACGATGTCCGGGTTGCTCGGCGCGATCGCCATGTCGCCCATCGAGACGACCCGCTCGTTGTCGAAGACGGGGCGGTAGGTCGTCCCGTTGTTCGTCGTCTTCCAGATCCCGCTCGACGCGCCCGCGATGAAGAAGGTCCCGGTGCCCGGTATGCCCTCGATGTCCGTGACCCGCCCGGCCATGTTCGCCGGACCGATCGAACGCCATTCCATCTCGGCCATGAAGTCTTCGTCGGCCACGGCCTCCTGGGCGGCCGCCGGGGCCGGGAGGGCGGTGGTCGCGAAGAGGGTCGCGAAGAGGACGGGGAGAAACGCACGCTTCAGCATGATTCGCGGCTCCTGACTGTGGTGGTGCTCGTGGGCGTAACGGCGCCTTGTCGGCGCAAGTGAGTAGACACCCGCGCGCGCTCCGGCGTTTGAGGCCTCGGGGCATTGTCGCGGATGGTCCGCCTCCGTGGATTCGTCGTGAGGCGATGCCGCCGCTTCAACTCCGACTCCCCGGCGTCGAACTCCCGGGAGGGGGGTCTTCGTCCTTCAGGGCGCGGATGCGCCGGACCAGCCGGTCGCGCCAGGCGCAGAGGGCGGCTGTGGCGCCAGCGCCGTACATCGCCTCGGTCTCCTCGTGGATCCCCTCGATCGTGCGGCCCGAGAACTCGGGGTCCGCTTCCAGCTCCCGCCACAGCTCGCGGTACGCGTCGCCGTAGCGCCGGAAGTACTCGCCCGCGCCGCCGTCCGCGTTCGTGTGGCCGGTGCCGAACGGCCCGAGCAGCGCCCAGCGCAACCCCAGGCCTTCTCGCACCACGGTGTCGATCGCCTCGGCGGAGGCCGCGCCGGACTCGTACAGGAAGACAGCCTCCCGGATCAGAGCGGCCTGTAGGCGGTTGAGGAGGAAACCGGACACGTAGCGGTTCATCTGCACGGGAGATTGGCCCACGCTCTCGAGAAAGGCGAGCGACGCGGTGAGTACTTCGGGGCGCGTGCCCTCCCCGGGGAGGACCTCCACCATGGGGATGACGTGCGGTGGATTCACGGGGTGCGCGACGACGCAACGGCCGGCGCCCGCGAGACCGTCCGCGATCCGCGACATGTCGTGCGCGGACGTCGAACTGGCCAGAATCGTGCCGGGATCCGCCGCGCCGTCCAGTTGGGCGAAGATCCGCTGCTTGACGGCGAGCGTCTCGGGCCCGCTCTCCTGCACCCAGCCCGCGCCCGAAAGCGCCTCCTCCAGCGTGTCGCAGCGTCGAACCGCCTGCGCTTCTCGGAAGGCGGTCACGGCATCTACGAACCGGAGGGCCTCGTCCTCCTCCGCGGACGCCCGCGCCCACTCGAGCGCGCGCGCCAGTTGCTCCGGGTCGGGGTCGAACACGCGCGTCTCGCACCCGGCCCGGGCGAACACGTGGATCCAGCTTCGGCCGATGACGCCGGCCCCGACGACGGCGACGGTTCGAATCGTGGGCTGGGTCACGGGTCTGAGATCGTCGGGGGAATGCCGGAAGAAACGGGTGCGATGGGTCATGCCGGAGGAGGGACTCGAACCCTCAAGGGATTGCTCCCACCGGATTTTGAGTCCGGCGCGTCTGCCAGTTCCGCCACTCCGGCTCGCGAGCGCGGCCCTCAGATCTACAACGGCGGGCCGCGCGCGGCTATTGCATCTCGTCGAGCGCCTGGTAGACCAGCGTGCGCAGCTTCGCGTGATCGTCCACGCCGCCCGTCGGGATGAGCTGCGTGAAGTAGACGACGACGAGATCCTCGGCGGGGTCCACCCAGTACGTCGAGTGGTACGCGCCGCCCCACCCGTATTCGCCCACCGAGCCGGGGGTTCCGCGCGCGCCGAGATCGGCCAGCACGCTGAACCCGAGCCCGAAGCCGACCCCGCCGCCCCAGTTGAACCGGTCTCCCACGTGGTTGACGGTCATGAGGTCGACGCTCTTGCTCGACAGGATGCGGGCGCCGTCGAGTTCGCCGCCGTTCAGCATCATCTGCAGGAAGCGGGCGTAGTCGTGCGCCGTGGAGAGGAGCCCCGCGCCGCCGGAGAAGCTCGCCCGCGGGCCATCGACGTACGCGCCCTGACCGACCATGCCGCCCGGATCGGGCGCCGGCGCGAGTCCGTCCTCCGAGGCCGAGTACACGACGGTGAGCCGGTCGCGCTTCTCCTCCGGCAGGTAGAAGTGCGTGTCCACCATGCCCAGCGGCTCGAAGATCCGTGCCCGGAGGAAGGCGTCGAGCGGCTCGCCCGACACTTCCTCGACGAGGGCGCCGAGGATGTCCGTCGCGTAGCCGTACACGTAGCGCTCGCCCGGCTGCGCGTCCATGGGGAGGGCGGCCATGCGCCGCACGGTCTCCCGGACCGGCTCGTCGCGGTGCGCGAAGTACCAGCCCTGAATGCCCGCCTCCTCCCAGAGCTCCGCCGCCGGACCGCCCCCGTAGCCGATGCCGGCCGTGTGCGTGAGCAGATCCCGGATCGTGATCGGCCGGTTCGCGGGCACGATGTCGTACCCGCCCGCCCCGTCGGGGACGGCGACCGTCGTCTCCATGTACTCCGGCAGATAGCGACCCAGCGGATCGGAGATCAGGAGTCCGCCCTCCTCCTGCAGGATCATCACGCCGACGCTCACGATCGCCTTCGTCTGCGAGGCGATGCGGAAGATGTCGTCCGTCTCCATGGGGTCGCCCGCCGCGACGTCCCGGTGGCCGACCGCCTCGAGGTAGGAGACCTCGCCCCCGCGCGCGACGAGGGCGACGGCGCCCGCCAGCCCCCCCTCCTCCACGTAGGACTCCAGCGCGCCGCTGAGCCGCTCGAGGCGACCCGCGTCCGACTCGGCCGCCGTCGACCCCGGGACGCCTGACACAGCGAGCGCCGCACCGACCACGAGCAACGGGAGCACGCCCCACAGGAGGCGTCTGGGCATTCTGTTCATCCTTCGTCCTCCGTCTTCCGCCTGTCGCGGTCCCGCTCAGTCGAGCGCGGGATGCCGCGTATGCCAGTCCGTCGCCGCCTGGAAGGCGTGCGCCACACTGAGAATCTTGTCGTCCGCGAACAGGTCGCCGATAAGCGTCGTCGTCAGAGGCTGCTCCGCCTCCTCGCCCTCCGGCCCGAGCGGGCCGAAGCCGTACTGGACGACGGCCGCGGGGTGCCCCGTCTCGTTCGTGAGCCCTACCTCTCCCGAGCCGGTGGCGAACATGTCGAAGCCCTCCATCGCCTCGGCCATGCGCTTCATCACGATGAGGCGCCGCCGCTGCGCGTGCACGTAGTCCATCGCCAAGCCCTCGCGCCCGCGGCGGAACCGCGTGAAGTCGCGCTCCTGCACCTCGCTGAGCCCCTCCGGCACCGGTGGCAGTTCCCCGCCCGGGGCCACGTGGAAATCGAAGGCCGACGACGACTCGGCGCCCAGCGAACTCGCCGACTGGGCGGGCAGCTCGCGCATGAGCCGCGGCCGCGCACCCAGTTCCTCCAGCTTCTCGACGAAGGAGTGCGGTGCGTCCTCCGTGTATCCGATCGAGAGCGCGCCCAGGTCCGGATTCCGCTCGAAACGGAACGGGGTCGTCACGGAGGCGGGGTCCTTCTCGTCCGCGCCGTGGATCTCGTTGAACACGAGCGCGCAGTCCTCGATCGTGCGGCACATGGGACCCGTCTTGTCCATGCTCCACGAGAGCACCATGCCCCCGTAGCGGCTCACGCGGCCGAAGGTGGGCCGGAGGGCGCTCAGCCCGTTGCGGCGGCTCGGAGAGACGATCGACCCGCGCGTCTCGGTCCCGATCGAGAACGCGACGCAGCCCGCCGCCGTCGCCGACCCCGGCCCGGCGGAAGACCCGCTCGATCCCCAGGCCAGGTTCCACGGGTTCAGCGTCCGGCCGCGGTACCAGCGGTCGCCGCGCGCGAACTCTCCCGTCGCGAGCTTCGCGATGAGCACGGCGCCCGCCGCGTTCAGCCGGCGCACGACCTCCGCGTCCTCCTCGATCATCTGGGTCTGGAAGGCCGCCGAGCCCCAGGTCGTCCGCGCCCCGACGGTCGAAAAGAGGTCCTTCAGGCCGTAGGGGATCCCGTGCAGCGGGCCCCGCCACTCGCCCGCGCGGATCTCGGCTTCCGCCTGCTCCGCCTCCTCCCTGCCCCGGTCCTCGAGGATCGTCACCGCGCACAGCAGCACGGGGTCGTACCGCTTCATGCGCTCCATGTAGATGTCGAACAGTTCCGTCGGCGAGACGTGGCGCTCCCTCACGAGGGCCGACAGCCGGTGCACGGGGAGGAACGCGATCTCCTCCTCGCTGGACGGCACGGGCCCCTCCCAGGGTTCGACGTCGATCGGGGTCTTCTCGAACGGGTTCATCCCCGCGCGCCAGTACTTCTCCAGGAGCGCCCCCGTCCCGCCCGGATACGCCTGGAACTGCAGGGCCGGCGGCTCCCCGTTCCCGAGCGGGATGACCTCCTCCTGCGCGGCTTCACGCAGCCCGTCGAAGTCCGGAGCGCCGGGAGCGAGAGGAGTCGCCTCCGGAACGGCCACGAGCGAGCGCGGATCCAGCGCCCCCGCCGCCGTTGCGGCGGCGGCCGCCTTCAGAAACCCGCGCCGACGGATTCCTCCGTGTGACATCTCCATCCCCCCTTCGCCGATCTCTGCTTCCTGCTGTGCGGACACACGCAACTCCTGTGAACTGAGACGGGCCGACCCTGGTTCGGGCCGGGCTGCTCTACGAACTCAGACTGCCGAGAAACGCTCTGCCCGACAAGCCACTAGATTGAGTGACCGAACGATCGGACCAGGAGCGATGACACGGAAATGCGCGAGACCGAGAAACCCCTTCCTCGGGAGGAGCCGGAAGACGGCGACGGGATCGATATGGAGACGGACGCGGAACCCAGCCGACGGTTCACCGTCGACGACATCTTCACGCCGCACGACTTTGGGCCCTGGCCGGAGGGATTCCGATGCAGCCGCGAGGAGTTGTACAGCGACGATGGGCGATAGGTGAGGCCGGGGCGGGCGCGACCACTTCGGTACATCCGACTTCATCCCAACGTCGTCCCTGCCACAGGAGGGTGATCCGCCGCCCCGGCTTCAGTTCTCCCGTAAGACCCGACCCCGCGGAGCAAGCAAAGGTTCCGCGCGTCCGGGACACTGAGACGCACCGAGCCCGGGAAGCGTTGCTTCGCCCCCGGCCCGGCGTACGAGAGCCCGGCGCGCGATGAGCCGCTTCAGCCGGGCCGGGACGCCGTGCGGGGCCCCTACCCCGGCAGGTTGAAGAAGGCGAGGGCGAGGAGGACGTACACGGCGAGGAGGAGGACGCCCTCCATCCAGTGCGTCTTGCCGTCATCTGCGATCTGTCCCACGACGAGGACGGAGACCGCGACCGCCACGACTTCGAGCGGCGTGAAGACGAGGTCGATCGGCTGCGGCCCGATCGCGTAGGAGAGGAAGACGAGGAGCGGAGCGATGAAGAGTGCGATCTGCAGGGACGATCCCACCGCGATCTGAACCGACAGGTCCATCTTGTTCCGCAGGGCGACGAGCACGGCGGTCGAGTGTTCGGCCGCGTTGCCGACGAGGGCGACGACGATCACCCCCACGAAGACCTCGGTCATCCCCAGGGCGTGCGCCGCCTCCTCCGCCCCGCCGACGAGGATCTCGCTCATCCAGCCCACGAGCGCGGCCGCCCCGACGAGGACGGCGAACGACTTGCCCTTCGACCACGCGGGCGCCGCGTGCGCCTCGGCGCCTGCGTGCCCCGTCCCCTGGTAGAGCTCCGGGTGCGTCCGCAGCGCGAACACGAGCGAGAGGACGTAGCAGACAATGAGGACGACGGAGATCTCGAGACTCAACCACCCGGACCCGGACCCCGCCGCCGCAGCCGCCCCCGTCGCCGCGGCCGTCCCGGTCTCCGCCCCGTCCCGGAGATAGTACAGCAGCGACGGGATGACGAGCCCGACCGCACTCAGGAGGAGGAGCGTGGAGCCCAGCTTGGCGGCGGTGCGGTTGAAGGTCTGCGTCCGGAACTTCAGGCCCCCGAGCAGCGCGCTGAGTCCGAAGATGAGGAGGATGTTCCCGATGATCGAGCCGGTGAGCGATGCCTTGACCAGGTCGTGCAGGCCCGCTCGGAGGGCGAAGATCGCGATGATGAGTTCCGCAGCGTTCCCGAACGTCGCGTTCAGCAGCCCACCGAGGCCGGCGCCCACGTGCTCGGCCAGCATCTCGGTGGATTTCCCCATGATCCCGGCGAGGGGAACGATCGCGACCGCGGAGGTAAGAAAGAGCGTGGTCGCCGACGCGTGGACGATGTACTCGAGGACGAGGGTGATGGGAACGAAGACGAGAAGGAGCAGGAGAACCTGGTCCGCTTGCAGCCTGAGAGCCAACCCGTTCTCCTCCTGTGTTCGCGGGAAGTGCGAAGGAAGATCCGAAGCAAAAGGCGCCGTCCGGATTCGAACCGGAGTAGGGGGCTTTGCAGGCCCCTGCCTAACCACTCGGCCACGGCGCCGGAGTTCGCACAGCCTAATGGAGCGACCACACGGATGCCACCGCCGGAAGGTTCTCCATCGCGCCCCGGGCTGCTATACTCGCGCGATGCTCCCGTCGACCCGACGCGCCCTCCCGATCCTTCTCGCCCTCGTCTCCGCGGCCACGGCTCCCAGCCAGCTGGCCGGGCAGTTCAGCGACGCGCGACTGCCGAGGCAGGGGAAGCTGTGGCTCACGATCGCCCCGACGCTGCTGAACTGGTCCGAACAGTTCGCCTTCGACTCGAGCGCGGCGATCGTCGACGGGGAGCGCGAGCCGCTCGCCGCCCACTTCGACGGTCCGCTCGCCCGCCGCATGTTCCCTCCCCCCTTCGCGCTCATCCAGGAACTCAACGACGATGCCGAGGCGCTCGGCTTCGAACCCGTGACGGAGGACGACTTCTCGTTCGGCGGCCTCGACTTCTCGGCGATGCGGGCTCAGGTACGCCGGCTCGCGCTCGGTGTCGAGGTGGGGGTCCTCGACTGGGTCAGCGTGGGAGCCCGGGCCCCGTTCACGCTCACGGACATGACGGTCGGCTTCGCCTTCGATTCCACCGCTACCGTGACCGGAAACGTTGCGGCCTTCGAGTCGGGAGCGCCCTTTGTCCTGGATGCGCGGTCGGCGCTCGACGATCTCGGCGAGCTGATCGATGGCGGCTCCCTGACCGGAACGGCGCTCGATGAAGCGGTCGCGCTCCGGAGCGCGACGCTCGACTTCGTCAACGCACTCCGGCGGCGAGCCTCCGCCGGAGCCCTGATTCCCACCGCCTCTAGCGTGGCGGGGACCCAGATGGCGCAGCGTTTCGCGGATTTCGCGGCGGCGTTCGACGCGCTCGGCCTGACGCTGCCCGAGCTCTCCCTGCCCGAGTTCGCGACGGAGGAAGACTACGACACACTGTTCCTGAGTCAGGGCTTCGCCGACCGGCTGCCGCGGGACACCAGGAACGAGCTCGATCTGGGAGAGGTCGAGGTCTTCCTGCGCGTGAACCTCATCGACGGCATCACCCGCCGAAGGCCGATCCCGGGGCCGGCCGCGGATGCGGCGGCGGGGTCCGATCCCGGAACGGACCCGGAACGCGGCATTCGGCTGCGTACGAGCGTGGGCGCGCTCGCCCGCCTCCCGATCCGAAACCGCAACCTCACGATCTTCGGAGACCCGTCGAATTCGGCGGACATACCGATCGGGGACGGCCAGACCGACATCGAACTGGCGTTGTACCAGGACATCGCCTTCGGGAGCCTCTTCATGATCCGCGCGTCCGCCCGCTACGGGATGCAGCGCCCCGACGAAGCGGTGATCCGCTTCACCCCTCCGGATCGCCCCTACAACCAGGCGGACCTGGTCGCGCTGATGAGACGGGATCTGGGGGACTACCTCGCGGTGCTGGTCCGCCCTTCCCTGCGCTTCAACGCCGCCCTCAGCGTAGGGCTCGAGTACGACTACTTCCGGCTGCCTGCCCCCACCTACCAGTTCGTGGGGATGATCGAGGGGCTGGACCCGAACACGGTGGCGGCCGAGGGAGCGCAGACCCGCCACCGGCTGGGCGTCGGATTCCTCATCGATATCTCCGAGGCCGGGGGCGTCGAGGAACTGCATGAGGGGGCCAGGCCGGTGCGTGGCGCCTACCAATTTGGCATCTCGCTGCGGCGGGCCATCTCCGGCTCGGGGGGACGAACGCCGGCCTCCTTCCGCTACGCGGCCGAACTCCGCTTCCCGATCACGATCTTCTAGCGTTACAGCCGGCCGGCGAGCAGCTCCTCGGCGTGGGCGCGCGAGGCGTGGCTGGCGGGGTCGCCGCCGAGCATGCGAGCGACTTCGTGGACGCGTTCTCCGCCGGTGAGCACGCGGACCGATGTCCGCGCGCCTTCGGCTTCCGTGACCTTACCGACGGAGTAGTGGGCGTCGGCGCGCGCCGCGATCTGCGCGAGATGCGTGACGACGAGCACCTGGTGCGCGGCCGAGAGCCGCACGAGCCGGGCCGCCACGCGGTGCGCCACCTCTCCCCCGATCCCCGCATCGATCTCGTCGAACACGAGCACC
This genomic stretch from Candidatus Palauibacter scopulicola harbors:
- a CDS encoding 3-hydroxyacyl-CoA dehydrogenase NAD-binding domain-containing protein, giving the protein MTHRTRFFRHSPDDLRPVTQPTIRTVAVVGAGVIGRSWIHVFARAGCETRVFDPDPEQLARALEWARASAEEDEALRFVDAVTAFREAQAVRRCDTLEEALSGAGWVQESGPETLAVKQRIFAQLDGAADPGTILASSTSAHDMSRIADGLAGAGRCVVAHPVNPPHVIPMVEVLPGEGTRPEVLTASLAFLESVGQSPVQMNRYVSGFLLNRLQAALIREAVFLYESGAASAEAIDTVVREGLGLRWALLGPFGTGHTNADGGAGEYFRRYGDAYRELWRELEADPEFSGRTIEGIHEETEAMYGAGATAALCAWRDRLVRRIRALKDEDPPPGSSTPGSRS
- a CDS encoding serine hydrolase domain-containing protein yields the protein MNRMPRRLLWGVLPLLVVGAALAVSGVPGSTAAESDAGRLERLSGALESYVEEGGLAGAVALVARGGEVSYLEAVGHRDVAAGDPMETDDIFRIASQTKAIVSVGVMILQEEGGLLISDPLGRYLPEYMETTVAVPDGAGGYDIVPANRPITIRDLLTHTAGIGYGGGPAAELWEEAGIQGWYFAHRDEPVRETVRRMAALPMDAQPGERYVYGYATDILGALVEEVSGEPLDAFLRARIFEPLGMVDTHFYLPEEKRDRLTVVYSASEDGLAPAPDPGGMVGQGAYVDGPRASFSGGAGLLSTAHDYARFLQMMLNGGELDGARILSSKSVDLMTVNHVGDRFNWGGGVGFGLGFSVLADLGARGTPGSVGEYGWGGAYHSTYWVDPAEDLVVVYFTQLIPTGGVDDHAKLRTLVYQALDEMQ
- a CDS encoding amidase codes for the protein MSAQQEAEIGEGGMEMSHGGIRRRGFLKAAAAATAAGALDPRSLVAVPEATPLAPGAPDFDGLREAAQEEVIPLGNGEPPALQFQAYPGGTGALLEKYWRAGMNPFEKTPIDVEPWEGPVPSSEEEIAFLPVHRLSALVRERHVSPTELFDIYMERMKRYDPVLLCAVTILEDRGREEAEQAEAEIRAGEWRGPLHGIPYGLKDLFSTVGARTTWGSAAFQTQMIEEDAEVVRRLNAAGAVLIAKLATGEFARGDRWYRGRTLNPWNLAWGSSGSSAGPGSATAAGCVAFSIGTETRGSIVSPSRRNGLSALRPTFGRVSRYGGMVLSWSMDKTGPMCRTIEDCALVFNEIHGADEKDPASVTTPFRFERNPDLGALSIGYTEDAPHSFVEKLEELGARPRLMRELPAQSASSLGAESSSAFDFHVAPGGELPPVPEGLSEVQERDFTRFRRGREGLAMDYVHAQRRRLIVMKRMAEAMEGFDMFATGSGEVGLTNETGHPAAVVQYGFGPLGPEGEEAEQPLTTTLIGDLFADDKILSVAHAFQAATDWHTRHPALD
- the cax gene encoding calcium/proton exchanger is translated as MALRLQADQVLLLLLVFVPITLVLEYIVHASATTLFLTSAVAIVPLAGIMGKSTEMLAEHVGAGLGGLLNATFGNAAELIIAIFALRAGLHDLVKASLTGSIIGNILLIFGLSALLGGLKFRTQTFNRTAAKLGSTLLLLSAVGLVIPSLLYYLRDGAETGTAAATGAAAAAGSGSGWLSLEISVVLIVCYVLSLVFALRTHPELYQGTGHAGAEAHAAPAWSKGKSFAVLVGAAALVGWMSEILVGGAEEAAHALGMTEVFVGVIVVALVGNAAEHSTAVLVALRNKMDLSVQIAVGSSLQIALFIAPLLVFLSYAIGPQPIDLVFTPLEVVAVAVSVLVVGQIADDGKTHWMEGVLLLAVYVLLALAFFNLPG